In Nicotiana tabacum cultivar K326 chromosome 17, ASM71507v2, whole genome shotgun sequence, one DNA window encodes the following:
- the LOC107777728 gene encoding stem-specific protein TSJT1-like has product MLAIFKKSVVDPPKELQSPASLQISNKAASPEETMKNFLASNSNDGFSIRFMDKAFLAYSKPPPSSNPQQRLFCGLNDIYCIFLGSLNNLWALNKQYGLSKGANEAMLVSEAYRTLRDRGPFPAHEVLKGLEGSFGFVIYDHKASNVFVALGADETMKLFWGIASDGSVMISDNVDHIKASCLKSFAPFPTGCMYHSESGLKSFEHPSYKMKPMPRVDSEGAMCGAYFKVDVYSKVNSMPRVGSSANWATWGQQA; this is encoded by the exons atgttGGCAATTTTCAAGAAAAGTGTGGTTGATCCACCAAAGGAGCTGCAAAGTCCAGCCTCTTTGCAAATATCAAACAAGGCTGCATCACCTGAAGAGACAATGAAGAATTTCTTAGCTTCAAATTCCAACGATGGGTTTTCCATTAGATTCATGGATAAGGCATTCTTGGCCTATTCCAAACCTCCACCTTCATCAAATCCTCAACAAAG GTTGTTCTGTGGGTTGAATGACATATACTGCATATTCTTGGGAAGTTTGAACAATTTATGGGCACTAAACAAGCAGTATGGGCTATCAAAGGGAGCCAATGAGGCAATGCTTGTGAGTGAAGCATATCGAACACTTCGGGACAGAGGTCCATTCCCAGCTCATGAGGTTCTCAAGGGTCTTGAGGGAAGCTTTGGCTTTGTGATCTATGATCACAAAGCTTCTAATGTCTTTGTTGCCCTT GGTGCTGATGAAACAATGAAGTTGTTCTGGGGAATAGCATCTGATGGATCTGTCATGATCTCTGACAATGTGGATCATATCAAAGCAAGCTGTCTCAAATCATTTGCTCCCTTCCCAACTG GGTGCATGTACCACAGTGAAAGTGGATTAAAGAGCTTTGAGCATCCAAGTTACAAGATGAAACCAATGCCAAGAGTGGATAGTGAAGGAGCAATGTGTGGAGCTTACTTCAAAGTTGATGTCTACTCAAAGGTGAATAGCATGCCAAGAGTTGGAAGTTCTGCCAACTGGGCTACTTGGGGCCAGCAGGCTTAG